A part of Aegilops tauschii subsp. strangulata cultivar AL8/78 chromosome 2, Aet v6.0, whole genome shotgun sequence genomic DNA contains:
- the LOC109753180 gene encoding large ribosomal subunit protein eL36-like — protein sequence MSSGGCSRPPRAPPAADSPYVRAKQAQKGTKRVHFVRNLIREVAGFAPYEKRITELLKVGKDKRALKVVKRTLGTHKRAKKKKRGDVQCPQEDEVLCLSTGSFTIRSTSELIRSVLALTKLFNKTNL from the exons ATGAGCAGCGGTGGATGCTCCCGGCCGCCGAGGGCGCCGCCGGCGGCGGATTCCCCATACGTGAGGGCGAAGCAGGCGCAG AAAGGTACCAAGAGGGTGCATTTCGTCAGGAACTTGATCAGGGAGGTCGCTGGGTTTGCTCCGTATGAGAAGCGTATCACTGAGCTTCTCAAGGTTGGCAAGGACAAGCGTGCCCTGAAGGTGGTGAAGCGAACATTGGGTACCcacaagagggcgaagaagaagaagagaggagatGTCCAGTGTCCTCAGGAAGATGAG GTGCTCTGCCTCTCCACGGGCTCGTTCACCATTCGTTCAACTTCAGAGCTCATCAGGTCTGTTCTTGCCCTGACCAAGTTGTTCAA CAAAACTAATTTGTAA